A single region of the Nocardioides sp. W7 genome encodes:
- a CDS encoding ABC transporter substrate-binding protein, whose protein sequence is MKKALAPSRTRSTTSARRRAAVLGGSALLLPVLLAACGGEEETAAASEDCGSTEKVTIMMGTSDMDISYAPYASLADELGYFAEECLDVTVTTTGGSTTTPQAVMGGVADIAIQTPDSLIAAAETDRLPIKIFYNLLPRSSYEIVTAPGSSIKSDADLDGKVVGFPQVSDSNVGYLSTRMKEAGVDPASVKQVSTGYGATSAESLKKGEIDAFVGWPGLWASFENAGYEIDVLPAPAWQNDFYGIGLGATDEYIAENPDVIEGVSRAVARSTVFLKENPDAAVELFWEEYPQRAPLPGDDEDEAFEQTRKVLQATIDTMRLEDFELDNTWGAQSEELWAGQVAYNLAAGLISQELDPTQFFTDEFNEAANDFDRAEVVDQAKEGA, encoded by the coding sequence ATGAAGAAGGCACTGGCCCCGAGCCGCACCCGATCGACCACGAGCGCGAGGCGACGCGCCGCCGTACTGGGCGGGTCGGCGCTGCTGCTCCCCGTCCTCCTCGCTGCCTGCGGCGGCGAGGAGGAGACCGCGGCGGCCTCCGAGGACTGCGGCTCGACCGAGAAGGTCACCATCATGATGGGCACCAGCGACATGGACATCTCCTACGCGCCCTACGCCTCGCTCGCCGACGAGCTCGGCTACTTCGCCGAGGAGTGCCTCGACGTCACGGTCACCACCACCGGTGGCTCGACCACGACGCCCCAGGCCGTGATGGGCGGGGTCGCCGACATCGCGATCCAGACGCCCGACAGCCTGATCGCCGCCGCCGAGACCGACCGGCTGCCGATCAAGATCTTCTACAACCTGCTGCCGCGCTCGTCGTACGAGATCGTCACCGCGCCGGGCAGCTCGATCAAGTCCGACGCCGACCTCGACGGCAAGGTCGTCGGGTTCCCGCAGGTCTCGGACTCCAACGTCGGCTACCTGAGCACCCGGATGAAGGAGGCGGGGGTCGACCCCGCCAGCGTCAAGCAGGTCTCGACCGGGTACGGCGCCACCTCGGCCGAGTCGCTCAAGAAGGGCGAGATCGACGCGTTCGTGGGCTGGCCCGGGCTCTGGGCGTCCTTCGAGAACGCGGGCTACGAGATCGACGTGCTGCCCGCTCCGGCCTGGCAGAACGACTTCTACGGCATCGGCCTCGGGGCGACCGACGAGTACATCGCGGAGAACCCCGACGTCATCGAGGGCGTGAGCCGGGCGGTGGCCCGCTCGACGGTGTTCCTGAAGGAGAACCCGGACGCCGCGGTCGAGCTCTTCTGGGAGGAGTACCCCCAGCGCGCGCCCCTCCCGGGTGACGACGAGGACGAGGCCTTCGAGCAGACCCGCAAGGTGCTCCAGGCGACCATCGACACGATGCGGCTCGAGGACTTCGAGCTCGACAACACCTGGGGCGCGCAGTCCGAGGAGCTGTGGGCGGGGCAGGTGGCCTACAACCTCGCGGCCGGCCTGATCTCCCAGGAGCTCGACCCCACGCAGTTCTTCACCGACGAGTTCAACGAGGCCGCGAACGACTTCGACCGCGCCGAGGTCGTCGACCAGGCGAAGGAGGGCGCGTGA
- a CDS encoding carboxymuconolactone decarboxylase family protein, with the protein MADRLSRLTPSGLDAEQAALYDAIAGGPRASGPQHFALADRTGALEGPFGLMLHAPGVGAPLQELGAAIRYRTSLSDRHREVAILLVAVATASDFEWFAHVRVGLAAGLSTAELSDLAAGSFVPADPEEAAVVAVCRAVLDDAGPGEEEYAAHRASLGEQTLLELVVLVGYYRTLASMLAFFTVATPVDERSAELPALRP; encoded by the coding sequence GTGGCTGACCGACTGAGCCGGCTCACGCCCTCTGGGCTCGACGCCGAGCAGGCCGCGCTGTACGACGCGATCGCCGGCGGCCCGCGCGCGAGCGGGCCCCAGCACTTCGCGCTGGCGGACCGGACGGGGGCGCTCGAGGGGCCGTTCGGCCTGATGCTGCACGCCCCCGGCGTCGGGGCTCCGTTGCAGGAGCTCGGGGCGGCGATCCGCTATCGGACGTCGCTGTCCGACCGGCACCGAGAGGTCGCGATCCTGCTGGTCGCCGTCGCGACGGCGAGCGACTTCGAGTGGTTCGCGCACGTGCGCGTCGGCCTCGCCGCGGGCCTCAGCACCGCCGAGCTGTCCGACCTCGCGGCGGGCTCGTTCGTCCCCGCCGACCCGGAGGAGGCCGCCGTGGTCGCGGTGTGCCGCGCCGTCCTCGACGACGCCGGGCCCGGCGAGGAGGAGTACGCCGCCCACCGGGCGTCGCTCGGTGAGCAGACCCTGCTCGAGCTCGTCGTCCTGGTCGGCTACTACCGGACCCTGGCCTCGATGCTCGCGTTCTTCACCGTCGCGACACCGGTCGACGAGCGCTCCGCCGAGCTCCCGGCGCTGCGCCCGTGA
- a CDS encoding CocE/NonD family hydrolase, with protein sequence MTVTAQELSGVPVDHRDGMRILWDVPVTMDDGNVLRADVFLPAADGAYPTLLSYGPYAKGLAFQEGYPSAWETMATQHPDVVEGSTNAYQNWEVVDPEKWTVHGYAIVRVDSRGCGRSPGFVDHFSRRETQDFHDCIEWAAAEPWSDGNVGLSGVSYFGMNQWLVAATQPPHLRAICVWEGASDFYRDASHHGGILSTFWQHWYDKQVKSVQYGLGERGPRHPVTGQLVCGDETLSDEELAANRIDFGAEVRAHPFIDDYHRDRTPDWDRITVPLLTAGNWGGQGLHLRGNVEGFLQAGSEQKWLEMHGLEHWTTYYMDYGREIQLQFFDHVLKGRDNGWAGRPAVQLQVRHLDDTYEERWEEAWPVPATRWTDLHLDLTARSLAAEPAAEPGSLSYDAMSAGVAFRTEPFAEATELTGPVAAELRVSTTAADADLFLTLRAIDPDGNHRSFVGAVDPHIPATQGWLRLSHRELDPERSTPYRPVHSHTAAADVVPGTTYDVQVELWPTSLVLPAGSRLELIVGGRDYADTSLPPITMSNFKNQMTGCGPFLHDDPEDRPESRFGGTVTLHAGAGSACLLRLPVVPRTT encoded by the coding sequence ATGACCGTGACGGCGCAGGAGCTGTCCGGGGTGCCGGTCGACCACCGCGACGGGATGCGGATCCTGTGGGACGTCCCGGTCACCATGGACGACGGCAACGTGCTGCGCGCCGACGTCTTCCTGCCCGCCGCGGACGGCGCCTACCCGACGCTGCTCAGCTACGGGCCCTACGCCAAGGGGCTCGCCTTCCAGGAGGGCTACCCCTCGGCGTGGGAGACGATGGCGACCCAGCACCCCGACGTCGTCGAGGGGTCGACCAACGCCTACCAGAACTGGGAGGTCGTCGACCCCGAGAAGTGGACGGTGCACGGCTACGCGATCGTGCGGGTGGACTCCCGCGGCTGCGGTCGCTCGCCCGGGTTCGTCGACCACTTCTCGCGGCGTGAGACCCAGGACTTCCACGACTGCATCGAGTGGGCCGCCGCCGAGCCGTGGTCGGACGGGAACGTCGGCCTCTCAGGGGTGTCGTACTTCGGCATGAACCAGTGGCTGGTCGCGGCGACCCAGCCGCCTCACCTCCGGGCGATCTGCGTGTGGGAGGGCGCGAGCGACTTCTACCGCGACGCCTCCCACCACGGCGGCATCCTGTCGACGTTCTGGCAGCACTGGTACGACAAGCAGGTCAAGTCGGTCCAGTACGGGCTGGGAGAGCGCGGACCGCGGCACCCGGTGACCGGCCAGCTGGTCTGCGGGGACGAGACCCTCTCCGACGAGGAGCTCGCCGCCAACCGGATCGACTTCGGGGCCGAGGTGCGGGCCCACCCGTTCATCGACGACTACCACCGCGACCGCACGCCCGACTGGGACCGGATCACGGTGCCGCTGCTGACCGCGGGCAACTGGGGCGGCCAGGGGCTGCACCTGCGCGGCAACGTCGAGGGCTTCCTGCAGGCCGGCTCCGAGCAGAAGTGGCTCGAGATGCACGGCCTGGAGCACTGGACGACGTACTACATGGACTACGGCCGCGAGATCCAGCTGCAGTTCTTCGACCACGTCCTGAAGGGGCGCGACAACGGGTGGGCCGGGCGCCCCGCCGTCCAGCTCCAGGTGCGGCACCTCGACGACACGTACGAGGAGCGGTGGGAGGAGGCCTGGCCGGTGCCCGCGACCCGCTGGACGGACCTGCACCTGGACCTGACGGCCCGGTCCCTGGCGGCCGAGCCGGCCGCGGAGCCGGGCAGCCTGTCCTACGACGCCATGTCCGCCGGCGTCGCCTTCCGCACCGAGCCGTTCGCCGAGGCCACCGAGCTCACCGGCCCGGTCGCGGCCGAGCTGCGGGTCTCCACGACCGCGGCCGACGCCGACCTGTTCCTCACGCTGCGGGCGATCGACCCGGACGGCAACCACCGCTCGTTCGTCGGCGCGGTGGATCCGCACATCCCGGCCACCCAGGGCTGGCTGCGGCTCTCGCACCGCGAGCTCGACCCGGAGCGGAGCACGCCGTACCGCCCGGTGCACTCGCACACCGCGGCCGCCGACGTCGTGCCCGGTACGACGTACGACGTGCAGGTCGAGCTGTGGCCGACCAGCCTGGTCCTGCCGGCCGGGTCCCGGCTGGAGCTGATCGTCGGCGGCCGTGACTACGCGGACACCTCGCTGCCACCGATCACCATGTCCAACTTCAAGAACCAGATGACCGGGTGCGGGCCGTTCCTGCATGACGACCCCGAGGACCGTCCGGAGTCGAGGTTCGGGGGCACGGTGACGCTGCACGCCGGCGCGGGGTCCGCGTGTCTGCTGCGCCTGCCCGTCGTGCCGCGGACCACGTGA
- a CDS encoding RidA family protein, which produces MSSARTVHHVPGADFPAWYPSSSVVTAGPFAFSASMSAVDFERGGVVPEAKPLPGLPYSSGHPVKLQVRETYRRLEAALTQAGSSLEGGVSINQWQPSYHGEVERHEPLRDAYDLFWEDWRRVAHAYIQSRDEFLLADRPASCLMPIDRLVSPEQHIEVQLVSLLDDSGITKRAYAHDVHSPLGGYSVGVEAGPWVFSAGFIATDFESGLHPNARVPQHIWYGNQVAQETEETLRQVRVTMEAAGAHWSDVVKVVLYLTPEGIRNMPAVEEVWAAQWPENPPARAVVPCSGIGGVKHGNVEIYVIVARSSEGGERDVVHTDRALAPLGHSVQAMRSGPLLFLSTQLGRDENGLSAQAVALRDGLPQARRHIHDQVRRIHEDVAAICEAAGTSIDQTVKVDAFLSDFVDLSTFFEAWADPFTDGLPASGFFEVPPRSHEIPACDISVDLVVAVPEGR; this is translated from the coding sequence ATGAGCAGCGCACGCACCGTCCACCACGTCCCCGGCGCCGACTTCCCCGCCTGGTATCCCAGCAGCTCCGTCGTCACGGCCGGGCCGTTCGCGTTCTCGGCCTCGATGAGCGCCGTGGACTTCGAGAGGGGCGGCGTCGTGCCGGAGGCGAAGCCGTTGCCGGGGCTGCCGTACTCCAGCGGCCACCCGGTGAAGCTGCAGGTGCGCGAGACCTACCGCCGGCTGGAGGCCGCGCTGACGCAGGCCGGCTCCAGCCTCGAGGGCGGGGTCTCGATCAACCAGTGGCAGCCGAGCTACCACGGTGAGGTCGAGCGGCACGAGCCGCTGCGCGACGCCTACGACCTGTTCTGGGAGGACTGGCGTCGCGTCGCCCACGCCTACATCCAGAGCCGGGACGAGTTCCTGCTCGCGGACCGGCCCGCGAGCTGCCTGATGCCCATCGACCGGCTGGTATCCCCGGAGCAGCACATCGAGGTCCAGCTGGTCTCGCTCCTGGACGACTCCGGCATCACCAAGCGGGCCTACGCCCACGACGTGCACAGTCCCCTCGGCGGCTACTCCGTCGGCGTGGAGGCGGGCCCGTGGGTCTTCAGCGCCGGCTTCATCGCCACCGACTTCGAGTCCGGGCTGCATCCGAACGCCCGGGTCCCGCAGCACATCTGGTACGGCAACCAGGTCGCCCAGGAGACCGAGGAGACCCTCCGGCAGGTCCGCGTCACCATGGAGGCCGCCGGGGCGCACTGGTCCGACGTCGTGAAGGTGGTGCTCTACCTGACCCCCGAGGGGATCCGGAACATGCCGGCCGTCGAGGAGGTCTGGGCGGCGCAGTGGCCCGAGAACCCGCCCGCGCGCGCCGTCGTACCGTGCTCGGGCATCGGCGGCGTCAAGCACGGGAACGTCGAGATCTACGTCATCGTCGCCCGGTCCTCCGAGGGCGGCGAGCGCGACGTCGTCCACACCGACCGGGCGCTCGCGCCGCTGGGCCACAGCGTCCAGGCGATGCGCAGCGGCCCGCTGCTCTTCCTCTCGACCCAGCTCGGCCGGGACGAGAACGGGCTGTCGGCGCAGGCCGTCGCCCTGCGCGACGGCCTCCCGCAGGCCCGCCGGCACATCCACGACCAGGTACGCCGCATCCACGAGGACGTGGCCGCCATCTGCGAGGCCGCCGGGACCTCGATCGACCAGACGGTGAAGGTCGACGCGTTCCTCTCCGACTTCGTCGACCTCTCGACCTTCTTCGAGGCGTGGGCGGACCCGTTCACCGACGGGCTCCCGGCCAGCGGCTTCTTCGAGGTGCCGCCGCGCTCCCACGAGATCCCCGCCTGCGACATCAGCGTCGACCTCGTCGTGGCCGTCCCGGAGGGCCGATGA
- a CDS encoding flavin reductase codes for MTTDTHGLPPSPAPPAPSQIDSEGFRAVAGHLASGVAVITTEAGGTRFGMTASSVTSLSLDPPLMLVCLHSAMPTAQAVAQAGAYAVNVLDRQSAHLAHRFASAQDDKFAGVATSPGATTAPTLDGALAHIECEVVEEITGGTHTIFIGRVVGATARDGEPLTYFRGGFGRFELERDERVYLTLRTHLVQRRWEADSALDVDQVAFELALARSSCFYAMTRLSAEGMLRREQGRGYVVVPFDLADSDQAFDARSAIEVGALHLVALPLAPATQRELHSLFDVMARFLVEDRFVDFDGYLDANYAFHRALVALAGSAALSAAFEQIGLRSVMASSFGATPGTSQRFVEVQREILQALDAGDREGAQGGVLTYTALAKQRAREILERTGGVL; via the coding sequence ATGACGACCGACACCCACGGGCTGCCACCGTCGCCCGCGCCACCCGCGCCCAGCCAGATCGACTCGGAGGGGTTCCGCGCCGTCGCGGGGCACCTGGCCAGCGGCGTGGCGGTGATCACCACCGAGGCCGGCGGCACCCGCTTCGGGATGACGGCCAGCTCGGTCACCTCGCTGTCGCTCGATCCGCCGCTGATGCTCGTCTGCCTCCACTCCGCGATGCCCACGGCGCAGGCCGTGGCGCAGGCCGGGGCGTACGCCGTCAACGTCCTCGACCGTCAGTCGGCGCACCTCGCCCACCGGTTCGCGAGTGCGCAGGACGACAAGTTCGCGGGCGTGGCGACCAGCCCCGGCGCGACCACGGCCCCCACGCTCGACGGCGCACTCGCGCACATCGAGTGCGAGGTGGTCGAGGAGATCACGGGCGGGACGCACACCATCTTCATCGGCCGCGTCGTCGGGGCGACCGCGCGCGACGGTGAGCCGCTCACCTACTTCCGGGGTGGCTTCGGCCGCTTCGAGCTGGAGCGGGACGAGCGGGTCTACCTCACCCTGCGCACCCACCTCGTCCAGCGCCGGTGGGAGGCGGACAGCGCCCTCGACGTCGACCAGGTGGCGTTCGAGCTCGCGCTGGCCCGGTCCAGCTGCTTCTACGCGATGACCCGACTGAGCGCCGAGGGCATGCTGCGGCGCGAGCAGGGACGGGGCTACGTCGTGGTGCCCTTCGACCTCGCCGACTCCGACCAGGCCTTCGATGCCCGGAGCGCGATCGAGGTCGGCGCCCTCCACCTCGTCGCCCTGCCGCTCGCGCCGGCGACCCAGCGCGAGCTGCACTCGCTCTTCGACGTCATGGCACGGTTCCTCGTCGAGGACCGCTTCGTGGACTTCGACGGCTACCTCGACGCCAACTACGCCTTCCACCGGGCCCTGGTCGCGCTGGCCGGCTCGGCCGCGCTCTCCGCCGCCTTCGAGCAGATCGGCCTGCGCTCGGTCATGGCGTCCAGCTTCGGCGCCACCCCGGGGACGTCCCAGCGGTTCGTCGAGGTGCAGCGCGAGATCCTGCAGGCCCTCGACGCCGGTGACCGCGAGGGCGCCCAGGGCGGCGTACTGACCTACACCGCCCTGGCGAAGCAACGCGCCCGGGAGATCCTCGAGCGCACCGGCGGGGTCCTCTGA
- a CDS encoding LLM class flavin-dependent oxidoreductase, translating to MRLGYFAMPLHPAGRTWTDTLREDREAVILADRLGYHDAFIGEHLTDRHENITNALLFLATLIPATEQIRLATGTTNLSHTHPALVAVNSAMFDHLSGGRFILGVSPGALSSDAELLGLLDQDRNAMFAEAIDVITSLWSEEPPYDIGGEGSRWPVTTRTTYDENLGVGMVGRPLQQPRPEIVGTVVAPFSKGVIAMGARDFHPLSANFLLPQWVATHWGNYVQGKESVGQVAEVADWRVARTIFVADDSATARRYAGADEGSPYRFYYQQMLTKMKKLGRVELFKTHRDQPDDEITLDYVLDRLVVAGTADEVAEKLLAFREETGPFGELVYAGLDWADERLGRRSMELMATEVMPRINGAIGE from the coding sequence GTGAGACTCGGCTACTTCGCCATGCCCCTCCACCCGGCCGGTCGGACCTGGACCGACACGCTGCGGGAGGACCGCGAGGCGGTGATCCTGGCCGACCGGCTCGGCTACCACGACGCCTTCATCGGCGAGCACCTGACGGACCGGCACGAGAACATCACCAACGCCCTGTTGTTCCTGGCCACCCTGATCCCCGCCACCGAGCAGATCCGCCTGGCCACGGGGACCACCAACCTCTCCCACACCCACCCCGCGCTGGTCGCGGTGAACTCCGCCATGTTCGACCACCTGAGCGGCGGGCGGTTCATCCTCGGCGTCAGCCCGGGTGCCCTGTCCTCGGACGCCGAGCTGCTCGGGCTCCTGGACCAGGACCGCAACGCGATGTTCGCCGAGGCGATCGACGTCATCACCTCCCTGTGGTCGGAGGAGCCGCCGTACGACATCGGCGGCGAGGGCAGTCGCTGGCCGGTGACCACCCGCACGACGTACGACGAGAACCTCGGCGTCGGCATGGTCGGCAGGCCCCTCCAGCAGCCGCGCCCCGAGATCGTCGGCACGGTCGTGGCCCCCTTCTCCAAGGGGGTCATCGCAATGGGGGCCCGGGACTTCCACCCGCTCTCGGCGAACTTCCTGCTGCCGCAGTGGGTGGCGACGCACTGGGGCAACTACGTCCAGGGCAAGGAGTCGGTCGGCCAGGTCGCCGAGGTCGCGGACTGGCGGGTGGCCCGGACCATCTTCGTGGCCGACGACAGCGCGACCGCCCGCCGCTACGCCGGGGCCGACGAGGGCAGCCCCTACCGCTTCTACTACCAGCAGATGCTGACCAAGATGAAGAAGCTCGGGCGGGTCGAGCTGTTCAAGACCCACCGCGACCAGCCCGACGACGAGATCACGCTCGACTACGTGCTCGACAGGCTGGTCGTGGCCGGGACCGCCGACGAGGTCGCCGAGAAGCTGCTCGCGTTCCGGGAGGAGACCGGCCCGTTCGGTGAGCTGGTGTACGCCGGGCTCGACTGGGCCGACGAGCGACTGGGGCGGCGCTCGATGGAGCTGATGGCCACCGAGGTCATGCCCCGGATCAACGGCGCGATCGGCGAGTGA
- a CDS encoding alpha/beta hydrolase, which yields MSVLLRQREGSGPPLVLLPPLGADARFFGPLLDQLVGQLPGRLELEAWTADVNPTEACPTLPEVAEGLAVALASTLGGPAVLVGVSLGGLVAQHLASTHPALVSHLVLADTLVSYPPPMRDMWAQRAQDVRAHGTGSILGATLTTWYGADPDRSAQLEDQCREQVLATDPASYARACLGLRDADTSAALDAIEAPTLVLCGDQDAPPFLTGSALLAERLAPGTGVTWLRGGHHASLLELPQQAAAAIADHVRAHPC from the coding sequence GTGAGCGTGCTCCTCCGCCAGCGCGAGGGCTCCGGGCCCCCGCTCGTCCTGCTGCCTCCGCTCGGTGCGGACGCCCGGTTCTTCGGCCCGCTGCTCGACCAGCTGGTCGGCCAGCTGCCCGGCCGGCTCGAGCTCGAGGCCTGGACCGCCGACGTGAACCCGACCGAGGCCTGTCCCACGCTGCCCGAGGTGGCGGAGGGGCTGGCGGTGGCGCTCGCGTCGACCCTCGGCGGCCCCGCGGTGCTCGTCGGCGTCTCGCTCGGCGGGCTGGTCGCCCAGCACCTCGCGAGCACGCATCCTGCACTGGTCTCGCACCTGGTCCTCGCCGACACCCTGGTGAGCTATCCCCCGCCGATGCGGGACATGTGGGCCCAGCGGGCCCAGGACGTCCGGGCCCACGGCACCGGGTCGATCCTGGGCGCGACGCTCACGACCTGGTACGGCGCCGACCCGGACCGCTCCGCGCAGCTCGAGGACCAGTGCCGCGAGCAGGTGCTGGCGACCGACCCCGCGTCGTACGCCCGGGCCTGCCTGGGGCTGCGAGATGCGGACACCTCGGCCGCCCTCGACGCGATCGAGGCTCCGACGCTCGTGCTGTGCGGGGACCAGGACGCGCCGCCGTTCCTGACCGGCAGCGCCCTGCTGGCCGAGCGGCTCGCGCCCGGCACGGGCGTCACCTGGCTGCGCGGCGGGCACCACGCGAGCCTGCTCGAGCTGCCTCAACAGGCCGCCGCCGCCATCGCCGACCACGTCCGGGCCCACCCGTGCTGA
- a CDS encoding NAD(P)-dependent oxidoreductase codes for MLTPTGTVGFVGLGAMGSQLSRHALEAGLEVLVHDLDPARVSTLVARGAEAVTDIAGLAGRSRWIVTSLPTASALHAVVAEVVAGDRLVPGGVIETSTLSVEDKERAAATLAAAGLGMVDAPLSGTSQQAATRDLIAYVSGSPEDCSAALPVIGTFTRAQYQLGRLGNGTRMKLVANHLVAIHNVAAAEALLLAARAGLDLPTVIDAVSDGAGSSRMLQVRGPLMARGEYTATMRVDNFVKDLDIIEEHATRLDSPVPLLTECARLYRTMLEDGRGDLDTAAVFEELVRGSQQTREA; via the coding sequence GTGCTGACCCCGACCGGGACCGTCGGCTTCGTGGGGCTGGGCGCCATGGGCTCCCAGCTCAGCCGGCACGCGCTGGAGGCCGGGCTGGAGGTGCTCGTCCACGACCTCGACCCGGCCCGGGTCTCGACGCTCGTCGCTCGCGGCGCGGAGGCGGTCACCGACATCGCCGGCCTCGCGGGCCGGAGCCGGTGGATCGTCACCTCCCTGCCGACCGCGAGCGCGCTGCACGCCGTGGTCGCCGAGGTCGTGGCGGGTGACCGGCTCGTGCCGGGTGGGGTCATCGAGACCAGCACCCTCTCGGTCGAGGACAAGGAACGAGCCGCCGCGACCCTGGCCGCCGCCGGACTCGGCATGGTCGACGCGCCGCTGTCCGGGACCAGCCAGCAGGCCGCCACCCGGGACCTCATCGCCTACGTCAGCGGGTCCCCCGAGGACTGCAGCGCCGCGCTGCCCGTCATCGGCACCTTCACCCGGGCCCAGTACCAGCTGGGTCGGCTCGGCAACGGGACCAGGATGAAGCTGGTGGCCAACCATCTCGTCGCGATCCACAACGTGGCCGCGGCCGAGGCGCTGCTGCTGGCCGCCCGGGCCGGGCTGGACCTGCCGACCGTGATCGACGCCGTGAGCGACGGGGCCGGCAGCTCCCGGATGCTGCAGGTGCGCGGACCCCTGATGGCCCGGGGCGAGTACACCGCCACGATGCGGGTCGACAACTTCGTCAAGGACCTCGACATCATCGAGGAGCACGCCACGCGGCTCGACTCCCCGGTGCCGCTGCTCACCGAGTGCGCGCGGCTGTACCGGACGATGCTGGAGGACGGCCGAGGCGACCTCGACACCGCCGCCGTCTTCGAGGAGCTGGTCCGCGGCTCACAGCAGACGCGCGAGGCGTAG
- a CDS encoding helix-turn-helix domain-containing protein, translated as MLAPWAVEITDRVDLEALRERVVHSDVEAAFPDRAGTEPFISTLRASVEENLSLLRAVLNGSLLLEDVQLHQPLVLGALQAQLRIPQAAMQRSYRVGFTVMWEEWTTALVERAPAEADPDLSSQVVELTRLILAYQDHVAIQVADRLSAEEQALNMSRAHVRHRLIEDVLANPHTLLSPADLTTIGYSLDLHHLAVLLPAMAEGAASRFAVGMADAAGTRHSLTLPRELSASVVWLGRATAWTTAARQAVRACLEAVGTTATLGEPGRGIDGFRESLAQAEEAEVIRRAAGASLVSPVLEHAEVGLEILLMRDRQRAVRFVRDELGALAGDTQEAARLRETLETSYRLGSHVATAAHLHVHEHTVRNRLRKVEEVLAHPLTQRSTEVQVALRLARLL; from the coding sequence ATGCTCGCGCCCTGGGCGGTCGAGATCACGGATCGGGTCGATCTGGAGGCGCTCCGCGAGCGCGTCGTGCACAGCGACGTCGAGGCGGCCTTCCCCGACCGGGCCGGCACCGAGCCGTTCATCTCCACCCTCCGCGCCAGCGTCGAGGAGAACCTGTCCCTGCTCCGCGCGGTGCTGAACGGCTCGCTCCTCCTCGAGGACGTGCAGCTGCACCAGCCGCTGGTGCTCGGGGCGCTCCAGGCGCAGCTGCGGATCCCGCAGGCGGCGATGCAGCGCTCCTACCGGGTCGGGTTCACGGTCATGTGGGAGGAGTGGACGACGGCACTCGTGGAGCGGGCCCCGGCGGAGGCGGACCCCGACCTGTCCAGCCAGGTCGTCGAGCTGACCCGCCTGATCCTGGCCTACCAGGACCACGTGGCCATCCAGGTCGCCGACCGGCTGAGCGCCGAGGAGCAGGCGCTCAACATGTCCCGGGCGCACGTGCGCCACCGGTTGATCGAGGACGTGCTGGCCAATCCGCACACCCTCCTGTCGCCGGCGGACCTCACGACGATCGGCTACTCCCTCGACCTGCACCACCTCGCGGTGCTGCTGCCGGCGATGGCGGAGGGGGCGGCCAGCCGGTTCGCGGTCGGGATGGCGGACGCCGCCGGCACCCGGCACTCGCTCACCCTGCCCCGGGAGCTGAGCGCCAGCGTGGTCTGGCTCGGTCGGGCGACGGCCTGGACGACGGCGGCGCGCCAGGCGGTCCGCGCCTGCCTGGAGGCGGTCGGTACGACGGCGACGCTCGGCGAGCCGGGCCGGGGGATCGACGGCTTCCGCGAGAGCCTGGCGCAGGCCGAGGAGGCCGAGGTCATCCGCAGGGCGGCGGGTGCCTCGCTGGTCTCCCCGGTGCTCGAGCATGCCGAGGTAGGCCTGGAGATCCTGCTGATGCGCGACCGGCAGCGGGCCGTCCGGTTCGTCCGCGACGAGCTGGGGGCGCTGGCGGGGGACACGCAGGAGGCCGCCCGGCTGCGGGAGACGCTCGAGACGTCGTACCGGCTGGGCAGCCACGTGGCGACCGCGGCACACCTGCACGTGCACGAGCACACGGTCCGCAACCGGCTGCGCAAGGTCGAGGAGGTGCTGGCGCACCCCCTGACCCAGCGCAGCACCGAGGTGCAGGTGGCGCTACGCCTCGCGCGTCTGCTGTGA